From the genome of Dehalobacter sp.:
ACCGATGTTCCATCAGGTAGAGGGGCTGCTGGTTGATAAGGGAGTCAGAATGTCCGATCTTAAAGGACTGCTTCTGTACTTCTCCAGACAAATGTTCGGCGAATCCCGGGAAATCCGCTTGAGGCCGAGCTTTTTCCCGTTTACGGAGCCCAGTGCTGAAGTTGATGTGTCCTGCATGCTTTGCGGCGGTGCAGGCTGCAGGCTGTGCAAAGGAACCGGCTGGATTGAAATCCTGGGGGCCGGGATGGTTCATCCGCATGTGCTGGAGATGGGTGGATATGATCCTAAGGAAGTAACAGGCTTTGCTTTCGGCATGGGCGTAGAACGGATTGCCATGCTGAAATACGGCATTGAAGATATGCGGCTGCTTTTTGATAACGACATCCGCTTCCTGGAACAGTTCTAGGACATTGATCTTACGCTGGAACTGTGGCACACAGACCCAGCTATGAAGGTTTAAATGTCTAGTTATTTAGAGAACGGTATCCTAGAAATAGTTTGAATGATTGTATAGATAGATTGTTTTTATTTATCATATAACATGTTGATGTACTGGAGGATGCTCTGATGAGAGTAAGTATGGAATGGCTGAAACAATACCTCGAACTCAGTCTCAGCCCTGAGGAATTGGCAGAAGTCCTGACCAGGGGCGGGATTGAAGTTGAAGGGGTAGAATGCTTGAATAAAGGATTCACAGAAGTCTATATCGGTGAAATTCTGGATATCCAGCCCCATCCCGATGCCCAAAAACTGCAGGTATGCCGTTTGAATACCGGCAGGGAAGAACTGACCATTGTTACGGGTGCCTCGAATGTTCTTGTCGGGGATAAAGTACCGGTAGCCGTTCCGGGAGCGGTGCTTCCGGGGGGTAAAGAGATTCAACCGGTCGAGATGAGAGGCGTAAAATCGTATGGGATGCTTTGTTCCGATAAGGAACTTGAGATCGAAGCTGTCGGTCAGGAACGCAGTAAAGGCGGGATCCTGATCCTGTCTCCTGACGCGCCTGTCGGTGAGAGCCTGGAAGCCTATCTTGGTCTGCAGGACAGCGTCCTGGAACTGGAACTTTACCCTAACCGGCCGGATTGTCTGGCGATGGTCAATGTTGCGAGAGAGGCCGGAACTTTGCTCGGGAAAAAGCCTGTTTTGCCGGAATGGGCCCGCGAGGAAATGCCTTCCTGGCCGGAAGATGTCAGGCAGAAGGTTGAAATTGAAGATCCGGAACTTTCCTGGCGTTATTCGGCGCTGCTGGTGGATGATGTCGTCATTCAACCCTCGCCGCTTTGGATGCAGAACCGGCTTCGGGCTGCCGGGGTCCGTCCGATCAATAATATTGTCGATATTACCAACTACTGCATGCTGGAAATGGGACAGCCGCTTCATGCGTTCGACCGGGATAAACTTCGGGGTACGGTCAGAGTCCGCAAAGCTAAACAAGGTGAAACCATGGTCAGCCTGGACGGCATCGAAAGAAGACTGGAACCTGATATGCTGGTGATCGCCGATGATAACGGGCCGCAAGCCATTGCCGGTGTCATGGGCGGCCTGGAAAGTGAAGTGACCGGCAAGACCTGCAGGATCCTGTTTGAATCAGCACATTTTCTCGGTTCGAGTGTCCGGCGTACCAGCAGAAAGCTGGGACTCCGTTCGGAATCTTCCAGCCGTTTTGAAAAAGGGGTTAATCCTTACTGGACGGTTCCCACCCTGGGCAGAGTGGCAGAATTGCTGCTGGAACTCGAGGCAGGTGTACCGATGTCCTTTACGGAAAAAGTCTGTGCACTTCCGCCCAAGGTCCGGATTGAAATAGCGGTTTCCACGGTTAACCAGGTCCTGGGTGTGGAATATGCGGATCAGGAAATTGAAAAGGTTTTTGAAGCTCTTGACTTTGAATATCTGAAATTGTCTGACTGCCGGTACAGTGTCGAAATTCCTTCCTACAGGCAGGACCTTAAAATTGAAGTTGATTTGATTGAAGAGATTGCCCGCATCATCGGCTATGATAAGATTCCTACCACCCTGCCGCAGGGCAGCCAAACGCAGGGGCGCAGAACACCCGAACAGGCTTTCCGATACAAACTGCGTAAGATCCTGATCAAAGCCGGGATGAACGAGGTCATTTCCTACTCTTTCAGCAATAAAGAAATGGATGATCAATGGGGGTCAGAAGGCCGGAATATCCCGCTCTTAAATCCATTAAGGGAAGAATTAGGAACGATGAGGACGTCACTCTTACCCGGACTATTGGAGATTGCGTCCAGAAATACCGCCAGACGCAACACGGATCTGCTGCTGTTTGAAATCGGCAATGTCTATTTGCCAAAAGAGCTGCCGTTAAAGAAGCTGCCCGATGAGGTTTCCCGGATTGCCGGCTTGGCGCAGGGGGAAAGCAAACGTCACTGGCTGAATTCGCAGGTGAAATTTGATTTCTTTTATGTTAAAGGGATACTCACACAGATCACGGAAGAATGCGGAATGGAATTTGAATATCGGAGAATTGACGAAGGTAAGTACTGCAGCCTGCTTCATCCCGGGAGGTCCGCAAATATTTACTGCAATGGTGAGTACCTTGGTATTCTCGGTGAAATCTATCCGCAGCTCGACCAGAGATGGGACCTGCAGCGCCCGGTGCTCTTTGAGCTTGATTTTGGAGCGCTGTTCAAGAATGCCAATCTCACGGTTGTTGCCAAATCGTACCCGCGTTATCCGGCAATTCAGCGTGACCTGGCCGTTGTCGTTCCGGAAGAGGTATCCGCAGAAGATATTAAGAAAAAGGTAATGGCACTCGGCGGGAAATTCCTGAAAGAAGTAGAGCTGTTCGATGTGTATCAAGGACAGCCCGTTCCGGCGGGACACAAAAGCCTTGCCTTTACGATGCGTTACCAGTCTGCAGAACGAACCTTGAAAGATGAAGAAGTGAACGCCTTTAATTCCGACATCCTTTCGGGAATACAGCAGGAATTTGGGGCAAAATGGCGAAAATAAACAATAATGATGCGAGCTCAACAAGGTACTAGACAGGAGAGCGGGTGAAGACGGTGAATCCGGAAGAGCAAAAAGTATCGGTTCTGATTTTCGGAGAACTTCATGTTATTCGCGGCAAGGGATCTGAGGAATATATCAAAAAACTCGCCCATGATGTCGATAAAAGAATGGAAGAAATTGCGTTGAAATTTCCGAAGCTTCCAGCACATCAGGTAGCTATCCTGGCAGCGCTTAATTTTGCAGATGAATTGGCAACCATAAAAGAAGAACAGATGACGCTTCTTAACATGTTAGGAGAAAGCGGCGGCGAATAATTTTTTTACCATCTGACGGTGATTAAGAAATGGTCGATCCCGCTTATTATTCGGCCATTTCTTTATTATTTATCGCAGGCGCCCAGTCTTTTTTTTGTTTATCAGGAAATGATAGAATAAAATGAAACAAACGGAGGTGTTACAATGAAAGGAATTGTCACTGTAATAGGAAAAGATAAAGTCGGGATCATCTATGGCGTTACCAAGATTCTGATGGAGAATAATGTAAACGTGGAGGATATCAGCCAGACGATTTTGCAGGATTATTTCACCATGATGATGCTGGTCAACCTTTCCAACATAAAATGCGATTTCAGTGTTCTGAAGGAAGAGCTTGATGCCTTCGGCAAAGAGATCGGATTGTCGGTGAAGATTCAAAGAGAAGAGATCTTCGACTATATGCACAATATTTAACTTACAGGTAACAAGGGTTGACAAGTTGCCAGCCGGAAACAGGGGAAGTCTTTTGGAGGTAAATAATGAATCTCTATAAAAATATTTTTGAAACCACCCGCATGATCGAGAAAGAAAAACTGGATATCCGGACCATCACGATGGGCATTTCTTTGCTTGATTGCATCGACTCTTCGGGAGAAAAGGCCCGCCAAAGAATTTATGACAAAATTACCAGGTTGGCACAAAATCTTGTCAAAGTGGGCAATGAAATCGAAACTGAATATGGCATTCCCATTATCAATAAACGAATTTCAGTCACCCCGATGGCCATCATCGCTTCCGGGAGTGAAGAAGAAAGCTATGTCGAGTTTGCGAGAACGCTGGACAAAGCAGCCCAGGAGGTCGGCGTTAACTTTATCGGAGGCTTCTCCGCTCTGGTGCAGAAAGGCTTTACGAAAGGTGACAGAATCTTAATTGAATCCATCCCTGAGGCTCTGAATGAAACAGAACGGGTATGTTCGTCTGTGAATGTGGCCAATTCCAAAGCCGGCATCAACATGGATGCAGTGAAGATGATGGGAAAAGTAATTAAAGATACGGCTTATTTGACCAGGGACAGAGACTCTCTGGGTTGTGCGAAGCTGGTGGTGTTTGCGAATGCCGTCGATGACAATCCGTTTATGGCGGGCGCCTTCCACGGGGTTGGCGAACCCGAAGTTGTGATCAATGTCGGCGTCAGCGGTCCCGGCGTCGTCAAATGTGCCATGGAGAAAGTCAAGGGAGAACCCTTGCATGTCGTAGCCGAGAACATTAAGAAGACTGCCTTTAAAATTACCCGGGCCGGCCAGCTGGTTGGCAACGAAGTATCCAGAAGACTGGACGTACCGTTCGGTATTTTGGATTTGTCCCTGGCCCCAACACCGGAAATCGGAGACAGTGTGGCCAGGATTCTTGAAGAAATGGGCTTGGAAGCCTGC
Proteins encoded in this window:
- the pheT gene encoding phenylalanine--tRNA ligase subunit beta, producing MRVSMEWLKQYLELSLSPEELAEVLTRGGIEVEGVECLNKGFTEVYIGEILDIQPHPDAQKLQVCRLNTGREELTIVTGASNVLVGDKVPVAVPGAVLPGGKEIQPVEMRGVKSYGMLCSDKELEIEAVGQERSKGGILILSPDAPVGESLEAYLGLQDSVLELELYPNRPDCLAMVNVAREAGTLLGKKPVLPEWAREEMPSWPEDVRQKVEIEDPELSWRYSALLVDDVVIQPSPLWMQNRLRAAGVRPINNIVDITNYCMLEMGQPLHAFDRDKLRGTVRVRKAKQGETMVSLDGIERRLEPDMLVIADDNGPQAIAGVMGGLESEVTGKTCRILFESAHFLGSSVRRTSRKLGLRSESSSRFEKGVNPYWTVPTLGRVAELLLELEAGVPMSFTEKVCALPPKVRIEIAVSTVNQVLGVEYADQEIEKVFEALDFEYLKLSDCRYSVEIPSYRQDLKIEVDLIEEIARIIGYDKIPTTLPQGSQTQGRRTPEQAFRYKLRKILIKAGMNEVISYSFSNKEMDDQWGSEGRNIPLLNPLREELGTMRTSLLPGLLEIASRNTARRNTDLLLFEIGNVYLPKELPLKKLPDEVSRIAGLAQGESKRHWLNSQVKFDFFYVKGILTQITEECGMEFEYRRIDEGKYCSLLHPGRSANIYCNGEYLGILGEIYPQLDQRWDLQRPVLFELDFGALFKNANLTVVAKSYPRYPAIQRDLAVVVPEEVSAEDIKKKVMALGGKFLKEVELFDVYQGQPVPAGHKSLAFTMRYQSAERTLKDEEVNAFNSDILSGIQQEFGAKWRK
- a CDS encoding cell division protein ZapA — translated: MKTVNPEEQKVSVLIFGELHVIRGKGSEEYIKKLAHDVDKRMEEIALKFPKLPAHQVAILAALNFADELATIKEEQMTLLNMLGESGGE
- a CDS encoding ACT domain-containing protein, with the translated sequence MKGIVTVIGKDKVGIIYGVTKILMENNVNVEDISQTILQDYFTMMMLVNLSNIKCDFSVLKEELDAFGKEIGLSVKIQREEIFDYMHNI
- a CDS encoding PFL family protein, translating into MNLYKNIFETTRMIEKEKLDIRTITMGISLLDCIDSSGEKARQRIYDKITRLAQNLVKVGNEIETEYGIPIINKRISVTPMAIIASGSEEESYVEFARTLDKAAQEVGVNFIGGFSALVQKGFTKGDRILIESIPEALNETERVCSSVNVANSKAGINMDAVKMMGKVIKDTAYLTRDRDSLGCAKLVVFANAVDDNPFMAGAFHGVGEPEVVINVGVSGPGVVKCAMEKVKGEPLHVVAENIKKTAFKITRAGQLVGNEVSRRLDVPFGILDLSLAPTPEIGDSVARILEEMGLEACGTHGTTAALAMLNDAVKKGGIMASSSVGGLSGAFIPVSEDEGMINAVKCGALTFDKLEAMTSVCSVGLDMIAIPGDTKESTISAMIADEAAIGVINNKTTAVRVIPVYGKGVGDTAEFGGLLGYAPIMAVNPYSAEEFINRGGRIPAPIHSFRN